The Synergistaceae bacterium genome contains a region encoding:
- a CDS encoding polyribonucleotide nucleotidyltransferase, with protein sequence MEKEFSVLLGDKPLVFRTGKLAKQANGAVLASHGDTTILTTACITDTARTGIDFFPLLVDFEERYYSAGKIPGGFIKREGRPTESAILSARVVDRSIRSLFDDNMRNDVHVVATVMAVDQIYPPSVLAINGASAALAISGIPWGGPVGAVRIGLIEGQLVVNPTEEQMQSSALDLLVAGHDDGITMVESGSQEVSEDLLVDAMELAQTEIRKLIALFRQMKEEVGKPEIQIAPPVSCPEIDDWIRENLDQEIDAGVRIHEKKPRADRIGEAKKRAQEHFAESCPGMNDYISAFVDERVKKIMRAIIVDEGVRVDGRAMDQLRDISCELGVLPRVHGSALFTRGETQALAVTTLGMVGEDDQVLDGIKLDEPAKRFILHYNFPPYSVGEVRPMRGPGRREIGHGALAERALRYVIPDENEFPYVIRVVSDILESNGSSSQASICGGSLSMMHAGVPLRKHVAGVAMGLIKEGNKVQVLTDIQGLEDHYGDMDFKVAGTRDGVTALQMDNKAGGITREVLQNALSQARKARMEILDKMESRISAPESLSPNAPRIHKTTIDPEKIRDVIGPGGKVIRGITQKTGVRINVEDSGDVSIAGPTQEQVNEALAIIRGLTRNPEAGEIYYGTVTRLMSFGAFVECLPGKEGLLHLSEVSTFRIPKVEDVFKPGDRVLVMVKEIDDMGRVNLTRRRIVSDEEKVREAGFADALPNERERENLIESIAGSAGPVAPRGDRERHDHGDRDRGGDRGGRDRDRDRDHRHGGRSSRRD encoded by the coding sequence ATGGAAAAAGAATTTTCCGTATTGCTGGGGGACAAGCCGCTTGTCTTCCGAACGGGAAAACTGGCGAAGCAGGCAAATGGAGCCGTTCTGGCGTCACATGGAGACACGACGATTTTGACCACGGCCTGCATCACGGATACCGCGCGGACGGGAATCGATTTTTTCCCGCTGCTGGTGGATTTTGAGGAGCGCTATTATTCGGCGGGAAAAATTCCCGGCGGTTTTATCAAACGCGAGGGCCGTCCCACCGAGTCGGCGATTCTGAGCGCGAGAGTGGTGGATCGGTCCATCCGGTCGCTTTTCGACGACAACATGCGGAACGACGTTCATGTGGTGGCCACGGTCATGGCGGTGGATCAGATTTATCCGCCCAGCGTGCTGGCCATCAACGGAGCTTCCGCCGCTCTGGCGATTTCCGGCATTCCCTGGGGAGGTCCGGTGGGGGCGGTGCGCATCGGCCTGATCGAGGGGCAGCTGGTGGTGAACCCCACGGAGGAGCAGATGCAGTCGTCGGCCCTGGATTTGCTGGTGGCCGGCCACGACGACGGCATTACGATGGTGGAGTCCGGCTCTCAGGAGGTTTCCGAGGATTTGCTGGTGGACGCCATGGAGCTGGCTCAGACCGAAATTCGAAAGCTCATCGCGCTGTTCCGGCAGATGAAGGAAGAAGTGGGAAAGCCGGAGATTCAAATCGCTCCCCCCGTATCCTGTCCCGAAATCGACGACTGGATCCGTGAGAACCTCGACCAGGAAATCGACGCGGGGGTTCGTATTCACGAGAAGAAGCCCAGGGCCGACAGAATCGGCGAGGCGAAAAAACGCGCTCAGGAGCATTTCGCCGAATCCTGTCCCGGCATGAACGACTACATCTCCGCCTTTGTGGACGAGCGGGTCAAAAAAATCATGAGGGCCATCATCGTTGACGAGGGCGTACGGGTGGACGGTCGGGCCATGGACCAGCTCCGGGATATTTCCTGTGAGCTGGGAGTGCTGCCCAGGGTGCACGGTTCGGCGCTTTTCACCCGAGGCGAGACCCAGGCTCTGGCGGTGACGACCCTTGGGATGGTGGGAGAGGACGATCAGGTTCTCGACGGCATCAAGCTGGACGAGCCCGCCAAGCGTTTTATTCTGCACTACAACTTCCCGCCCTACTCGGTGGGCGAGGTGCGCCCCATGCGAGGCCCCGGACGCAGGGAGATCGGACACGGGGCGTTGGCCGAACGGGCTCTTCGCTACGTGATTCCCGACGAGAACGAGTTCCCCTACGTGATTCGCGTGGTCTCGGACATTCTGGAGTCCAACGGCTCCAGCTCCCAGGCCAGCATCTGCGGCGGCAGCCTGTCCATGATGCACGCGGGGGTTCCCCTTCGCAAACACGTGGCGGGAGTGGCCATGGGACTCATCAAGGAAGGGAATAAAGTTCAGGTTCTCACCGACATTCAGGGTCTGGAGGACCACTATGGCGACATGGACTTCAAGGTTGCCGGAACCCGGGATGGAGTTACGGCGCTTCAGATGGACAACAAGGCCGGCGGCATCACCCGGGAGGTTCTGCAGAACGCCCTGAGCCAGGCGCGAAAGGCCCGCATGGAAATTCTCGATAAAATGGAATCGCGGATTTCCGCGCCGGAGAGCCTGTCTCCCAACGCGCCGCGCATCCACAAGACCACGATCGACCCCGAAAAAATTCGGGACGTCATCGGCCCCGGGGGCAAGGTGATCCGCGGTATCACTCAGAAAACCGGCGTTCGAATCAACGTGGAGGACTCCGGTGACGTTAGCATTGCCGGGCCCACGCAGGAGCAGGTCAACGAGGCTCTGGCGATCATTCGGGGCCTGACCCGCAATCCCGAAGCGGGGGAAATTTATTATGGCACCGTGACGCGGCTGATGTCCTTCGGCGCTTTTGTGGAGTGCCTGCCTGGCAAGGAGGGACTGCTCCATCTCAGCGAGGTCAGCACGTTCCGCATTCCGAAGGTGGAGGACGTTTTCAAACCCGGCGACAGAGTTCTGGTCATGGTGAAGGAAATCGACGACATGGGACGCGTCAACCTGACCCGACGGCGTATCGTTTCCGATGAGGAAAAGGTCAGAGAGGCCGGCTTCGCCGACGCCCTGCCGAACGAGCGGGAACGGGAGAACCTGATCGAAAGCATCGCCGGAAGCGCGGGCCCTGTGGCCCCCCGAGGCGACCGGGAACGTCACGATCACGGCGACCGGGACCGGGGAGGCGACCGTGGCGGTCGGGACCGTGATCGAGATCGGGATCATCGCCACGGCGGAAGGTCTTCCCGAAGGGATTAG
- a CDS encoding FAD-dependent oxidoreductase, which translates to MFSSDVPFGEGAQITRAPASRYDVVVAGGGMGGMAAAIQAARLGAGVLVLEPGDWLGGQAVAAGVSTMDDLSRQRSGLYLEFISRLKDHYDSLGKTMGTCYWDPRSLAFEPSVGQKILLDMVKQTRKANAEKKRSKPFDILMYSSVTEVHRQGNTVTGVTLQSPGGRKDVACQVLIDATEYGDVLPLAKVPYRVGNSATPFLNENAMIQDITWVAIIRSYPGGIPPELRPLSPLPGYEEAKRNYESYVTSDGMNFKGTYPVVLPVNFVTHNAYRGLPDSSTPWNYDGRAENRGLISKCGVNWGNDYPGKDSWNGDTGLPAAYLEDRTLRDRIEKDALVKTLHFIYYMQNELGENWSVANDEYDHSQLPAAAADLPDEWKEIARRMPPIPYVRESRRMAGAHTLTSAELLQNSLSYRDGQTSHEFSDAIAIGGYILDLHGADTDDRMEWDFGERANSMETNRPRGPFQVPLDILIPKNLDGFLAAEKNLSMTRLAAGALRLQPICMMVGQAAGALAALAAESGLPPREVPPVRVQRALLEANVLLSLCKYSDVPPEHPFFRAVQLSNLYELLPPLEPPHAPSYNISDLDDPVLAMAVIRGADKGIFGVDQLITRREMFSMLSKARLASRTSKGVEPAEKENPERFVSRGEFVESLRETFGLEKGSRPSSSLVKIPKEHRFFDAIDTLAALGILDLYRPEFYPARPITRGEAVEMLMKAMTVNDQA; encoded by the coding sequence ATGTTCAGCTCCGATGTCCCCTTCGGAGAAGGAGCCCAAATTACGAGAGCTCCGGCCTCCCGATATGACGTCGTTGTCGCCGGAGGCGGGATGGGAGGAATGGCCGCCGCCATACAGGCCGCCCGCCTTGGCGCGGGAGTTCTCGTTCTGGAGCCCGGGGACTGGCTGGGAGGGCAGGCTGTGGCCGCCGGCGTCTCCACCATGGACGACCTGAGCCGTCAGCGCAGCGGACTCTATCTCGAATTCATCTCCCGTCTGAAGGACCATTACGATTCCCTGGGAAAAACCATGGGGACCTGCTACTGGGATCCCCGCAGCCTGGCCTTCGAACCCTCCGTCGGACAGAAAATCCTTCTGGATATGGTGAAGCAGACCCGAAAGGCCAACGCCGAAAAGAAGCGCAGCAAACCCTTCGACATTCTGATGTATTCCTCGGTGACGGAGGTCCACCGCCAGGGAAACACCGTCACCGGCGTCACCCTGCAAAGCCCGGGGGGACGAAAGGACGTCGCCTGCCAGGTCCTCATCGACGCCACCGAATACGGAGACGTTCTGCCCCTTGCCAAAGTGCCCTACCGGGTGGGAAACTCCGCCACGCCCTTTCTGAATGAAAACGCCATGATTCAGGATATCACCTGGGTGGCCATCATTCGCAGTTATCCGGGAGGCATTCCGCCGGAGCTGCGGCCGCTTTCTCCTCTTCCCGGCTACGAGGAGGCGAAGCGCAACTATGAAAGCTACGTGACCTCGGACGGCATGAACTTCAAGGGAACCTACCCCGTTGTACTCCCCGTCAATTTCGTCACTCACAACGCCTACCGCGGACTTCCCGACTCCTCCACGCCCTGGAATTACGACGGGCGGGCGGAGAACCGCGGGCTTATCTCGAAATGCGGCGTCAACTGGGGAAACGACTATCCGGGAAAAGACAGCTGGAACGGCGACACGGGGCTGCCCGCGGCCTATCTGGAGGACAGGACCCTGAGGGATCGGATCGAGAAGGACGCCCTCGTCAAGACCCTGCACTTTATCTATTACATGCAAAACGAACTGGGGGAAAACTGGTCCGTCGCCAACGACGAATACGACCACTCCCAGCTGCCCGCGGCCGCCGCGGACCTGCCCGACGAATGGAAGGAAATCGCCCGGCGAATGCCCCCCATTCCCTACGTCAGAGAATCCCGGCGCATGGCGGGCGCCCACACCCTCACCTCGGCGGAGCTTCTCCAAAACTCCCTAAGCTACCGGGACGGCCAGACCAGCCACGAGTTTTCCGACGCCATCGCCATAGGCGGCTATATTCTGGACCTCCACGGCGCGGATACGGACGACCGGATGGAGTGGGACTTCGGCGAAAGGGCAAATTCCATGGAGACCAACCGTCCCCGGGGGCCCTTTCAGGTGCCTTTGGACATTCTCATTCCAAAAAACCTCGACGGTTTCCTGGCCGCTGAGAAGAATCTTTCCATGACGCGACTGGCCGCGGGAGCTCTGCGTCTGCAGCCCATCTGCATGATGGTCGGTCAGGCCGCGGGAGCTTTGGCCGCGCTGGCGGCGGAGAGCGGCCTCCCCCCCAGGGAGGTCCCCCCCGTTCGGGTCCAGAGAGCGCTGCTGGAGGCCAACGTTCTTCTGTCCCTTTGCAAATACTCCGACGTGCCACCGGAACATCCCTTTTTCCGGGCCGTGCAGCTTTCCAACCTCTACGAACTGCTGCCCCCTCTGGAGCCTCCTCACGCGCCTTCCTACAACATCAGCGATTTGGACGATCCCGTGCTGGCCATGGCTGTCATTCGCGGGGCCGACAAGGGGATTTTCGGGGTGGACCAGCTCATTACGCGGAGGGAAATGTTTTCGATGCTGAGTAAAGCCCGTCTTGCGTCGAGAACCTCAAAAGGCGTCGAGCCGGCGGAGAAGGAAAACCCGGAACGATTCGTTTCACGGGGAGAATTTGTCGAGTCCCTTCGGGAAACCTTCGGACTCGAAAAGGGCTCTCGCCCTTCATCCTCCCTTGTCAAAATTCCGAAGGAGCATCGTTTTTTTGACGCCATCGATACTCTGGCCGCTCTGGGGATTCTGGACCTCTATCGTCCGGAATTTTATCCCGCCCGTCCCATCACCCGGGGAGAAGCTGTGGAAATGCTCATGAAAGCCATGACGGTGAACGATCAGGCATAA
- a CDS encoding S-layer homology domain-containing protein: MKKYAAAAYLAVAFFVTTPVFASTNPFIDVPLNHWSHDAIGQLTAKGIISGYPDGTYKGKQPTTRYEMASTVARALALVDTSKASRQDVEMLKKLVVEFKDELDALGVKIDSFDGRFTKLENRLGGWKLGGSIRFDLYSVGYGQNDLDDESGAAFARSRLEINRWFGEDDGMHLYIRINDGQDAYTKSSNIQFNKFYVEFPAWWDSTLTVGRFLVDNESKYYLDGETNFSENIGFGLDAWLTDRTMEGLGWSRSFGLGRVNAYVSRSSINPGVYGHDVDASFWELGLHAALQFTEQWGFDVGGQYFLGDDQTKVSLGNSLTCDFDNLWTAYAGLRFNFSNNVELKGQYFYQNADYSMNGRAVDDFTADRRSAFRAIVDVKQDLLKFTSLWLEYDSLEKGFVLPNEGALVLGGTDSGSLTGRRGSGVPSVITDDLSIWRAGAKQSWNDKWSTFLYVSNYSFDGAGGDTMNYALGVIYRYNPNVQFGLAYSAFDSDDNLHFPDPQVLRFRTFVSF, encoded by the coding sequence ATGAAAAAATATGCGGCAGCGGCATATCTGGCAGTTGCTTTTTTTGTGACCACACCGGTTTTTGCGTCGACAAATCCCTTTATCGACGTTCCTCTGAACCACTGGTCCCATGACGCGATTGGCCAGCTCACGGCAAAGGGCATTATCTCCGGTTATCCGGATGGCACGTATAAGGGCAAACAGCCCACGACCCGCTACGAGATGGCTTCCACCGTCGCCCGGGCTCTGGCGCTTGTGGATACTTCCAAAGCCAGCCGTCAGGACGTGGAGATGCTGAAGAAACTCGTCGTGGAGTTCAAGGATGAGCTGGACGCTCTCGGCGTGAAAATCGACAGTTTTGACGGTCGTTTCACGAAGCTGGAAAATCGCCTGGGCGGTTGGAAACTTGGTGGTTCCATTCGTTTTGACCTCTACAGCGTGGGCTACGGTCAGAACGACCTTGATGACGAGAGCGGCGCAGCCTTCGCCAGAAGCCGCCTGGAAATCAATCGCTGGTTTGGCGAGGACGACGGGATGCACCTGTACATCCGCATCAACGACGGACAGGACGCTTACACGAAATCCTCAAACATTCAGTTCAACAAATTCTATGTGGAGTTTCCGGCCTGGTGGGATTCCACTCTGACAGTCGGCCGCTTTCTCGTGGACAACGAGTCCAAATACTACCTGGACGGCGAGACGAACTTCTCGGAAAATATCGGATTCGGGCTGGACGCCTGGCTGACCGATCGTACCATGGAAGGACTGGGCTGGAGCAGGAGTTTCGGCCTGGGACGAGTGAACGCCTATGTGTCTCGCTCCTCCATCAATCCGGGCGTGTACGGTCATGATGTGGACGCTTCTTTCTGGGAACTGGGTCTGCACGCGGCTCTGCAGTTTACGGAGCAGTGGGGCTTTGACGTCGGCGGTCAGTACTTCCTGGGCGACGATCAGACAAAAGTGTCCCTGGGAAATTCGCTTACCTGTGATTTCGACAACCTCTGGACGGCTTACGCCGGTTTGCGTTTCAACTTCAGCAACAACGTGGAGCTGAAGGGCCAGTATTTCTACCAGAACGCCGATTACTCGATGAACGGCAGGGCTGTGGACGACTTCACGGCGGACAGGCGCAGCGCCTTCAGAGCCATCGTGGATGTGAAGCAGGACCTCCTCAAATTTACGAGCCTGTGGCTGGAGTATGATTCCCTGGAGAAGGGCTTCGTGCTTCCCAACGAGGGCGCTCTGGTTCTCGGCGGCACGGACAGCGGGTCCCTGACGGGACGGCGGGGCAGCGGCGTTCCTTCGGTCATCACCGACGATCTGTCCATCTGGCGCGCAGGCGCGAAGCAGTCCTGGAACGACAAATGGTCCACGTTCCTCTATGTGTCGAACTACTCCTTCGACGGGGCGGGCGGCGACACCATGAACTACGCTTTGGGCGTGATCTACAGGTATAATCCCAACGTTCAGTTCGGCCTGGCCTACAGCGCCTTCGACTCGGACGACAATCTGCACTTCCCGGATCCTCAGGTTCTTCGTTTCCGCACCTTCGTTTCCTTCTAG
- a CDS encoding S-layer homology domain-containing protein has translation MLAVAAPVFAATNPFMDVPLNHWAYDAIGQLAAKGILSGYPDGTYKGKQPTTRYEMASALARALAVVDMTKASKQDVEMLKKLVVEFKDELDALGVKVDTFDARLKKIEGRLGGWKLGGSIRFDFYNLSYDSDDLDDLSGAAFARTRLEIQRWFGEDEGMHLYIRINDGQDLYTKVNTITFNKLFIEVPVWWDSTLTVGRFAWDMESAYYLNGTTNFSENMGHGQDSWLTDRTVDGLGWRKSFGLGRVSAYVAKPTVTSYFTYDTAENKYTTYGVGAWELFVMGELQFTEKWGFDIGAQYFAGDDRSKVGDFEFDSMWTVFAGLRFNFNNNIELKGLFYYQDADVSVAGRDVDIDSASAFRAIIDVKQSLLKFTSLWLEYDYLEENFVIPNGGALVLGGTEPNAFDHGESGIPGSGTPSVMWDDLSIWRIGAKQVWNDKFTTLLYVSNYSFDETDASAMHYAIGLIYKYNPNVQFGLVYSAFDSDDELKNTSFFKDPSVIRFRTFISF, from the coding sequence TTGCTCGCTGTTGCGGCGCCCGTTTTTGCGGCGACGAATCCGTTTATGGACGTTCCGCTGAACCATTGGGCTTATGATGCGATCGGTCAGCTTGCGGCCAAGGGTATCCTTTCCGGTTATCCCGATGGCACCTACAAGGGCAAGCAGCCCACGACCCGTTACGAGATGGCTTCCGCCCTCGCCCGCGCTCTGGCTGTTGTCGATATGACGAAGGCCAGCAAGCAGGACGTGGAGATGCTGAAGAAGCTCGTCGTCGAGTTCAAAGATGAACTGGACGCTCTTGGAGTGAAGGTTGACACCTTTGATGCCCGTCTGAAGAAGATTGAGGGCCGTCTGGGCGGATGGAAACTTGGTGGCTCCATTCGTTTCGACTTCTACAATCTGAGCTATGACAGCGATGATCTGGACGACCTGAGCGGCGCGGCGTTCGCCCGGACCCGTCTGGAAATTCAGCGCTGGTTCGGCGAGGATGAGGGGATGCACCTCTACATCCGTATCAACGACGGACAGGACCTTTATACGAAGGTCAATACGATTACGTTCAACAAGTTGTTTATTGAAGTCCCCGTCTGGTGGGATTCCACGCTGACAGTGGGTCGCTTTGCCTGGGACATGGAGTCGGCTTACTACCTTAACGGCACGACGAACTTCTCCGAGAACATGGGCCACGGCCAGGACTCCTGGCTGACCGACCGCACCGTTGACGGTCTGGGTTGGAGGAAGAGCTTTGGTCTGGGCAGAGTCAGCGCTTATGTGGCGAAACCCACAGTAACCTCTTATTTCACTTACGATACTGCGGAGAACAAGTATACGACCTATGGCGTCGGCGCCTGGGAACTTTTCGTGATGGGCGAACTGCAGTTCACCGAGAAGTGGGGCTTTGACATCGGCGCTCAGTATTTTGCGGGCGACGACAGGTCCAAGGTTGGAGATTTCGAGTTTGACTCCATGTGGACGGTTTTTGCGGGTCTTCGCTTCAACTTCAACAACAACATCGAGCTGAAGGGTCTGTTCTACTATCAGGATGCGGATGTGTCGGTGGCCGGCAGAGATGTTGATATCGACAGCGCCAGCGCGTTCCGCGCCATTATCGACGTGAAGCAGAGCCTGCTGAAGTTCACCAGCCTGTGGCTGGAGTATGACTACCTGGAAGAGAACTTCGTCATCCCCAACGGCGGCGCGCTGGTTCTGGGCGGTACGGAACCCAACGCTTTCGACCATGGCGAGTCGGGAATCCCCGGTTCCGGTACTCCTTCCGTTATGTGGGACGACCTGAGCATTTGGCGGATTGGCGCCAAGCAGGTGTGGAACGACAAGTTCACCACGTTGCTGTATGTGTCCAATTACTCCTTCGACGAGACGGATGCAAGCGCTATGCACTATGCCATCGGCCTGATCTACAAGTACAACCCCAACGTCCAGTTCGGTCTGGTCTACAGCGCTTTCGATTCCGACGACGAGCTGAAGAATACCAGCTTCTTCAAGGATCCCAGCGTTATCCGTTTCCGTACGTTCATCTCCTTCTAA
- a CDS encoding phosphoenolpyruvate carboxykinase (GTP): MSLTKNKAVNAWVEEMAAMTKPDAVVWIDGSEEQLADLRAQSVSSGEIIALNQEKLPGCYLHRSALNDVARVEQRTFICSRRKEDAGPTNNWMDPVEMYAKLRKLYDGSMKGRTMYVIPFSMTVPESPFAKFGVELTDSIYVVLNMAIMTRIGTRVLKCLDAAKDPSDFTKGLHSKATLSEEDRYIVQFPEDNAIWSINSGYGGNVLLGKKCFALRIASHLGKTEGWMAEHMLILGLENPKGEVRYLTGAFPSACGKTNLAMLIPPEIYRKKGYKVWCVGDDIAWLRVGPDGRLWAVNPEAGFFGVAPGTNMKSNPNAMLTCQKNTIFTNVVQNLDDNTIWWEGWDKNPPKNALNWKGEKWDASDGSKGAHPNSRFTAPARQCPCISPKFEAPEGVPISAIIFGGRRAKTAPLVYQSRSWDHGVFVGSIMGSETTAAAAGAVGVVRRDPMAMLPFCGYNMADYFAHWLEMGKKIPNPPKIFNVNWFRTDDEGNFIWPGYGDNMRVLEWIMARAFDEAEAVDSPIGWLPRPEDINLEGLDVSRDTLKGLLSVDKSLWNEEVKGIHEFYAKFGDTLPSKLKEELALLEKKLA, from the coding sequence TTGTCACTGACTAAGAACAAAGCAGTCAACGCCTGGGTGGAAGAAATGGCCGCCATGACGAAGCCGGATGCGGTCGTATGGATTGATGGTTCTGAGGAGCAGCTCGCCGACCTGCGGGCGCAAAGTGTGAGTTCGGGTGAAATTATCGCGCTGAATCAGGAGAAGCTGCCGGGCTGCTACCTGCACCGTTCCGCTTTAAACGACGTGGCGCGGGTGGAGCAGCGGACCTTCATCTGTTCGCGCCGGAAAGAGGACGCCGGCCCCACCAACAACTGGATGGATCCCGTCGAGATGTACGCGAAGCTGCGTAAACTTTACGATGGCTCGATGAAGGGCCGAACGATGTACGTGATTCCCTTTTCCATGACCGTCCCGGAGTCTCCCTTTGCGAAGTTCGGAGTCGAGCTCACCGATTCCATTTACGTGGTGCTGAACATGGCCATTATGACCCGCATCGGGACCCGTGTGCTGAAATGCCTGGACGCCGCCAAAGACCCCTCCGACTTTACGAAGGGCCTGCACTCCAAGGCGACCCTCAGCGAAGAGGACCGTTACATCGTCCAGTTCCCGGAGGACAACGCCATCTGGTCCATCAACTCCGGTTACGGCGGAAACGTGCTGCTGGGCAAAAAGTGCTTCGCGCTGCGCATAGCCTCCCATCTGGGGAAAACGGAGGGCTGGATGGCGGAGCATATGCTGATTCTGGGGCTGGAAAATCCCAAAGGCGAGGTTCGCTACCTCACCGGCGCTTTTCCCTCCGCCTGCGGCAAAACCAACCTGGCCATGCTGATTCCGCCGGAGATTTACAGGAAGAAGGGCTATAAGGTCTGGTGCGTGGGAGACGACATCGCCTGGCTGCGGGTTGGCCCGGACGGCAGGCTGTGGGCGGTGAACCCGGAGGCCGGTTTCTTCGGCGTCGCCCCTGGCACCAACATGAAGTCCAACCCCAACGCCATGCTCACCTGCCAGAAGAACACTATTTTTACCAACGTCGTGCAAAATCTGGACGACAACACCATCTGGTGGGAGGGCTGGGACAAGAACCCCCCGAAGAACGCCCTCAACTGGAAGGGTGAAAAATGGGACGCCTCCGACGGCTCCAAGGGCGCGCACCCCAACAGCCGCTTCACCGCGCCGGCCCGTCAGTGCCCCTGCATTTCCCCCAAATTCGAAGCCCCGGAGGGTGTGCCGATCTCCGCGATTATCTTCGGAGGACGCCGCGCGAAAACCGCTCCCCTGGTCTATCAGTCCCGAAGCTGGGACCACGGCGTGTTCGTGGGCTCCATCATGGGAAGCGAAACGACGGCCGCGGCGGCGGGAGCGGTGGGAGTCGTCCGACGCGACCCCATGGCGATGCTGCCCTTCTGCGGCTACAATATGGCCGACTACTTCGCCCACTGGCTGGAGATGGGGAAAAAGATCCCCAACCCGCCGAAAATTTTCAACGTCAACTGGTTCCGCACCGACGACGAGGGCAACTTCATCTGGCCCGGCTACGGCGACAACATGAGGGTGCTGGAGTGGATCATGGCCAGGGCCTTCGACGAGGCGGAGGCGGTGGACAGCCCCATCGGCTGGCTTCCGAGGCCGGAGGACATCAATCTGGAGGGTCTGGACGTCTCCAGAGACACGCTGAAAGGGCTGCTTTCCGTGGATAAATCCCTGTGGAACGAAGAAGTGAAGGGTATTCACGAGTTCTACGCCAAATTCGGCGATACTCTGCCGTCGAAGCTGAAAGAGGAGCTTGCGCTGCTGGAAAAGAAGCTGGCCTGA
- a CDS encoding WG repeat-containing protein, with protein MAILQNRVIKTCLCCAALVAALSAPPTNRTAPAEAREARIVVDFLYSEAREFSEGLAAVKSNDMWGYIDHRGKVVIPFEYSVPEVGYFSGGFAFTGSSFIDREGTIAFDGKSFESARSFSEGLAAVQFDGLWGYIDSTGKYALPPAWEAAGDFSGGMAPVKKEGLWGYIDVRGRMLISPRFLRAEAYSGETAAVDYEGKVGYIDRSGRFAVSPRYDEGGPFHNGRAAVRGPSPQGDWGYLDALGQETISRRFNAAGTFSDGLAPVATDARWGYIDVNGKIILDAIYDGARPFSEGLAAVERENKWGYIRVR; from the coding sequence ATGGCAATACTGCAAAATCGAGTTATAAAGACGTGCCTGTGCTGCGCGGCCCTGGTCGCGGCTCTGTCCGCGCCGCCGACGAACCGGACGGCTCCGGCGGAGGCCAGAGAGGCCAGAATCGTGGTGGATTTTCTCTACTCCGAAGCCAGGGAGTTCAGTGAAGGGCTGGCTGCGGTGAAATCCAACGACATGTGGGGCTATATCGACCACAGGGGGAAGGTCGTCATTCCCTTTGAATACAGCGTTCCGGAGGTGGGATATTTTTCCGGAGGTTTCGCCTTCACGGGAAGCAGTTTTATCGACAGGGAAGGAACGATCGCCTTTGACGGAAAATCCTTCGAGAGTGCCCGTTCCTTTTCGGAGGGGCTGGCTGCGGTGCAGTTCGACGGGCTGTGGGGCTACATCGATTCCACGGGAAAATACGCGCTTCCGCCCGCCTGGGAGGCCGCGGGAGATTTTTCCGGAGGAATGGCTCCCGTTAAAAAGGAGGGATTGTGGGGTTACATCGACGTTCGGGGACGTATGCTGATCAGCCCGCGTTTTCTTCGAGCCGAAGCCTACAGCGGAGAAACGGCGGCTGTGGACTACGAGGGGAAAGTCGGCTACATCGACCGGTCCGGACGGTTCGCGGTGAGCCCGCGTTACGACGAGGGCGGTCCCTTCCACAACGGCCGGGCGGCGGTTCGGGGTCCGTCCCCGCAGGGGGACTGGGGTTATCTGGACGCCCTGGGGCAGGAGACGATTTCCCGCCGCTTCAACGCGGCCGGAACCTTCAGCGATGGACTGGCTCCGGTGGCCACGGACGCGCGCTGGGGCTATATCGACGTCAACGGGAAAATCATCCTGGACGCCATCTACGACGGCGCGCGCCCCTTCAGTGAAGGTCTGGCCGCGGTGGAGCGGGAAAACAAGTGGGGTTACATCCGGGTCCGGTAG